caccctggacaacacagcaagaccccatgtctatattaaaaagaaagaaagccatgTGGGAGAGGTACTAACCCTGAGGGAGGTCATGGACATTTCTTCGCCGTCGGAGCAGGTACCACAAGGACAGCAGGGCGTAGATGGCCAGAGCGAGGCTGCCCGAAACCCAGATCACTATGTTTCCAAGTAGGTGGATCTGAGCCTAAGGGAACATGGGAGATGCTGTTAGCCACCTGCCCTCTActcagggagggaagagaagagaacacAGGAAAGGAATTCAGATGCACGCACTACTTTAGCAGAGTGAAAAAACGCCAGGCACAGCCTAGCATCCACTAGGCCTTACTACTACTGTGGACAGGTCTGCTCCTACTCAGGCCTTTCATTAAAAGCACTGAtgccagccgggtgtggtggcacatgcctgtaatcccagcactttgggaagctgaggtgggcagatcacctgaagtcaggagtttgagaccagcctgcccaacgtggcgaaaccccgtctctattaaaaagtacaaaaattagctgggcattgcggtgggcacctgtaataccagctacttggaggctgaggcaggagaattgcttgaacctgggaggcggaggttgcagtgagccaagatcacgccactgtactccagcctgggtgacagagcaagactccgtctctctctctctctctcacatacacacacacacacacacacacagcactgaTGCTCTCAATTTTGTAATTGGAAACTGAAAATTGGGAGCAGATGACTCCGCTTTATAACAGCAGCGCTGTCCACGGAGGAGAATGCAAAGTGCGCTCAGAGCTCGGGGTTGGGGCGGCCTCTGGGCCTGAGCCTCTGCCTTCAGTGCACATGCTGAGCCGACCTACCCGCCtctgagggaggaggaaaaaggtGGGCATTTCCAGCGTCTGCccattcagtgaatatttatggGGCGCTGACTGTGTGCCCGGCCTATCAATGCTTTCACTCTGCCGGGTGGAGAGACGGCACGCACATCAACAGAGCACCGGTAAGCTCCACCACCAGGTGCCACACGGAAAATTAAATGGGAATATCTTAAAACCACTTTCGCCAGGAAAAGGGGAACAATGTGTCTCCACAAAAGCAATCAAGCCGGGTTTCCTTCAACAGGCACACATGCCACACCCCTACTCTTGGCTCCAGGTTGCCAAAGCGTTTAGAGAAAACCAAGTCACAGGCCTTTGTCAGGAAAAGCTTTGGAGAAACCCAGCACTTTCTAGGGTGCAGCGGCTGCTCTTAATGCAAGGAATTCTCAAGAAACAGGATGAATCTATGACTGTCAGCTGTCAGCACCGCTCGCTTACGCTGGTCCTGGGGTGCAGCCAGTAGGCGATATTGGTGTCCAGGGTGACCCACTCCAGTGGGCTGGAGCTGTACTTGTGTTCCGAGTCATCACTTCTCAGCGCCAGCATCCTCCACTGGAACAAAGCAGAGGCCTCTGAGATTGAGGATGGGGGATGCCTCCCGCTGTGCGTGGATTTGGTCAAAGGAGTACACTGCTGCCCCTTGCACGTGGACTGGCCCAGCTCAAGTTCATTCGGATCATGCATTGGAGGCAGCATGATGAGAACCTGGATTCCAGCCCTGAATGTGGCCTTGGGAGGGTCGCCCCACCCTATGTGCTCCAGTTACCTCCTCTGTAGACGAAGTGATTGGGCTGAATGCTCTCTAAGGTCACGTTCAGATTTGTGACCGTGAGTTCCTGATTGTGACTTCTCTTGGGCTCTGTTGAGTGTGGCCCATTTCGCTGCCTGGGGGCCTTAAGACACCCTGGCGATGTTGCAGAACCTCCTGGGTCCCTATCATTCCTGACCACAGGGCCACAAGGTGTGGGCCAGGGGTGTCACACACAGTCCCTTACACTGGAGAGAGGAGACACTCATTCTGTCGTGAGCCTGTGGCTCCAGCGTCAAAGCCTGACTCTGGTTTGAGACCTGTGCAGCCCCCAGGCCTCCCTGCTGAGGAGTCAATGCTCAGCGAGCTAGGCCAGCTTCCCCTGGCCGCTCCTCACCTGCAGCTCCGAGAATCTCGCCATGAAGCTGAGGTTCCTGGTGACGTCCACCTGCGCAGGTGAGTGCAGCTCCCGTTCCCGCTCCCTCTGCTCCTGGCCTGGCAGAACAGACAAGGGCATAACAGATAGAAGTAGCACAAGGTCAAGAGCTCAGAGCAGAAGCTGTCAGTGCAGCAAAAAGCTGGCTTCCTGCCTTTCCAACAAAGACCCCTTATCGAACCGCATCATTCCACTTAGCTTTCCCCACCACACCCAAGACTGCCCGGTCAAATGAGGTGATTTCGACCCTGAGAAAGCTCCACTTGCACGGGGATAAACTGGTTGCCTTCCAGCGACACCTTGGAAGAAGCGTCTTGAGTTATTACTGCAGCAGCTGAGTGCAGGGTGCAGGGAGGGAGATGACCTGCCACCGAGCATGGAGAATGTGCTCAGTTCCCTTCCCACCAAAATGAGAACTCTGGGGTGTTATCAAATATTGAGCAGCTGGAAGTACATTCCCGGAGCGGCGGAAGCCACGCCGCGGACTCACTCGCGCCGTATCGATGCTCCTCCACGTTCCACACCGTGCTCCCGTGGTAGCCCCGGGACAGCTTCTCCCCGACGATCTCCAGTTGCCGATACCCCCAGTCAGGGAGGTGAGCCCCGCTCAGCTGGTGACACCGCAGGAGAGAAAAGGGCGTGATGGAAAGGCCGTGGCTCCCGTGTCCACTCGGGTTGGAAGGGGAACCCCTGCCCGGGTCACGCTGTCAGCAGGTGCCCCTTGTGGGAGCTTCACATTGGGATTCCATCCTGAGAAGTTACAAAAGCCGCCCTCCCTCAGTGTAAGAGGAAGCCATGATGACTCAAATGAAGCGTTCCTCCTGCAGAGAGGCGGTGAAGCCTGAGGGGCTTGGGAAACAGACTGGAACCCACAGCTCAGGACAGGCCAAGCCACGGACAGTGTCCTTACCTTTAAGACAGCGGAAGTGTTCACATGCACAAAGCGGACCTCTGAGAGGATGGTCTTCCAGACGTCTGTGTCAGATCCTCTGTTCACAATTTCCTGCAAAAAGGCATCTCAAggattatttcattccttttcaaatttccttcaatgtaaaaataaagacCTGTCACCAAACAATGATACTGACTTGAGCCTGAGACAAAGGGACAAGTCCCCAAGTGAGGGAAGCTATAAGGGGCTGGTGCTGGCCTTCCTTCCCAATGCCCACAGCACCCCGGGCTGCTCCGAGGGTCGCTGGGGAAGCGCACCCTCCTCCTCGCCAAGGCCGTACAAGAGGCCTCCtcacagaaaatacaaagcctGATGTTCTTCGTGCCTCTCTGCAAAGCCTATTCATAGGGCTCAGAGCCCTGGCCAAAAAGTGAGCAAGTCTCAGTCCCTATCTGGCAGGACTCGCAGACAGCTCAGATGAAGGCCAGACACTGTCCCTGCCAGACACAGCTTAGAGATTTCCTCGCATCGAGTAATAAAAAAGACAACTAACATCTGAAAGGCACTTTGCCTTGTCACAGCCTGACATACTGGAGCCTCACAATGACCCCATGACATCACATGATTGTCATTTTCCCATACTGTCACAACCAGAGAACCCAAGAAGCTAGGCAGGAGCAGGCATGAGGAGGCCTGGCCGCGGTCCATGCCGCAGGCCGGGCGCGCACACCTCACGCATGCTCCTCCTTCCTTGTTCTATGAACTTCAGACACCTGAAATGTGGGCTCCTGGTGCCAAAGGGGCCATCAGAAAGGACAGAGAAGGGTGCCCGTGAGAAGGGGCACAGCACTCACGTCAGGGAAGGACTGGGGGGTGGTGGGGATGGAAATGCAGAACGCACACAGATATGCAGAGCACAGAGATGGCGAGTGGGGCAGAGGGGTGCACTCTGCACAAAAATGGAACAGCCAatctggagcagtggctcacacttgtcatcccagctactctgggaggctgaggtaagaggacggcttgagtccaggagttcaagaccagcctggacaacatagcaagaccccatctctacaaaaaattttaaaaatcagactgccctggaatagaaaaaatattttaaaaattaaatattcaaaattaacaggggccaggcatggtggctaacctGTAATaccaagaggcagaggtgggaggatcacctaagcttGGGAGGCCAACactgcggtaagccaagatcatgccactgcacttcagcctgagtgacagagtgagacccagtcgcaaaaaaaagaaaagaaaagaacatcagCAGATACCTGGCTTTGCTGTGAGGGCTGGCCATGGGGACGTGGTGCTAACTCTATCAAGCGAAACAGGGCTGAGCCTGCGTAGGCAGAAAGCGCTGAAGCCAGTGGGAAGCTAGAAGGGGGTGTGTGACCTCACTATGGAAATAAGCCCAGTGCCTTCACTGTGGTCATGGGGCTGGGCTGCATTTAGTGTCCATGTCCTTAGATTCAGATGGCAACATGGTCCAGTAACAGAAGACTTTTTATGGAACCTTTCCCAGGAGACCCGATTCCGTAAGGGGAGCAGGTGGCCCTGGTCGCTGGAAGGAAAGGTGACCACAGACCCAGCGCCTCAGGAACATCCCCCGCACTCACGGCTAAGCCTGTCCCCAGGGAAATCCTGAGAAATGGAATTTCTCCTGGATCATGGTGGCAGAGGGGTGGCTGGAGCTCGTGTCCTGTGTTCAGGACCTGCTCCTGAGGCTAAACAGGTTGGGAGAACTTTCACCTAGCAGAGCCTCAAGCACACCTGGCACCCAACATGGAGCAAACACAAAGCATTTAGAATCTCAGTGAACACAGGCCTCTGATGCAGGAAACCACCAGGTTCCCCAGTTCCACCAAGGAAGACGCATCGGTTCCCTGTGAAAACATCTGTGACTTTATGTACGAATAAAACTTATGTAACTTTACATCTGAATCAGAATTATTCTAAATATCCAACCTCAACTGGGTaaactgaaaaaaaggaaaaatgattatTCTCAACGGCAGTTTCAAACATTCCATGTCAGGAAGTGCTCCGTGTGAGCAAGTGCTCCGTGTGAGGAAGTGCTCCGTGTGAGGAAGTGTCCTGTGTTACAGGAAGTGCTCCATGTGAGGAAGTGCTCCGTGTGAGGAAGTGTTCCGTGTGAGGAAGTGCTCCATGTGAGGAAGTGCTCCGTGTGAGGAAGTGTCCTGTGTTACAGGAAGTGCTCCATGTGAGGAAGTGCTCCGTGTGAGGAAGTGTTCTGTGTGAGGAAGTGCTCCGT
This genomic window from Pan paniscus chromosome 11, NHGRI_mPanPan1-v2.0_pri, whole genome shotgun sequence contains:
- the POMT1 gene encoding protein O-mannosyl-transferase 1 isoform X22 — protein: MVQLVHGMTTRSLNTHDVAAPLSPHSQEVSCYIDYNISMPAQNLWRLEIVNRGSDTDVWKTILSEVRFVHVNTSAVLKLSGAHLPDWGYRQLEIVGEKLSRGYHGSTVWNVEEHRYGASQEQRERERELHSPAQVDVTRNLSFMARFSELQWRMLALRSDDSEHKYSSSPLEWVTLDTNIAYWLHPRTSAQIHLLGNIVIWVSGSLALAIYALLSLWYLLRRRRNVHDLPQDAWLRWVLAGALCAGGWAVNYLPFFLMEKTLFLYHYLPALTFQILLLPVVLQHISDHLCRSQLQRSVFSALVVAWYSSACHVSNTLRPLTYGDKSLSPHELKALRWKDSWDILIRKH